In Erigeron canadensis isolate Cc75 chromosome 6, C_canadensis_v1, whole genome shotgun sequence, the following are encoded in one genomic region:
- the LOC122605481 gene encoding chaperone protein dnaJ 20, chloroplastic-like yields the protein MCCNQSLISRIPTSPPPSPSFNIASKTNFKFPSSFTSPKPTGSFKPFTVVSAVKEGGTTAVSEIVKEDVSSFYDLLGISETVSSMEIKQAYKQLARKYHPDVCPPDRVEEYTQRFIRVQEAYETLSDPNRRALYDKDMAMGIHFGFNSRSHLSSDEQMVKSEWRNHWQSQLSELRKRSMYKESGKNASWAARMRKQRSESSS from the exons ATGTGTTGCAACCAAAGTCTCATTTCAAGAATCCccacatcaccaccaccatcaccatctttTAATATTGCCTCAAAAACCAACTTCAAATTTCCATCATCTTTCACTTCACCAAAACCCACCGGAAGTTTTAAGCCCTTCACGGTGGTGTCAGCCGTGAAAGAAGGTGGCACTACGGCCGTGAGTGAGATAGTTAAAGAAGATGTATCAAGTTTTTATGATCTTCTTGGTATCTCGGAAACAGTGTCTTCTATGGAGATTAAACAAGCCTATAAACAACTAGCTAGAAAGTACCACCCGGATGTTTGTCCACCGGATCGGGTTGAGGAGTATACTCAAAGGTTTATTCGGGTTCAAGAAGCTTATGAAACTTTGTCGGATCCTAACAGGAGGGCTTTGTACGATAAAGATATGGCTATGGGGATTCATTTTGGGTTTAATTCTCGTAGTCATTTGAGTAGTGATGAG CAAATGGTGAAAAGTGAATGGAGAAATCATTGGCAAAGTCAATTATCAGAGCTCCGGAAGAGAAGCATGTATAAAGAATCAGGCAAAAATGCATCATGGGCAGCACGAATGCGTAAGCAGAGGAGCGAATCTTCGTCATGA